The following are from one region of the candidate division WOR-3 bacterium genome:
- a CDS encoding anaerobic ribonucleoside-triphosphate reductase activating protein — MRIVGFVETSLVDWDGRITMVIFIGGCNFHCPFCHNPKVAADSPELHELHWPALARIPRSKPGWVDGVVVTGGEPMMHPEIFDLCRKIRAIGLKVKIDTNGSFPYALKQLIELKLCDFVAMDVKAPLNDKYRKAAGRDVDFAVLRRSIRLLKESGIGYEFRTTLVPGIVEPEDLSEIAKAVEGANLLVLQQFIPQNARTEELRRRKVYSLSQAEELAAAARHFVKQVKLRGKFL, encoded by the coding sequence ATGCGTATCGTCGGTTTTGTCGAAACATCCCTGGTTGACTGGGACGGCAGAATCACGATGGTTATATTCATAGGCGGGTGTAATTTCCACTGCCCGTTCTGCCACAATCCCAAGGTAGCGGCCGACTCTCCCGAACTGCACGAACTTCACTGGCCTGCCCTGGCCCGGATTCCCCGGTCAAAGCCGGGCTGGGTTGACGGTGTTGTCGTGACCGGCGGCGAACCGATGATGCACCCTGAGATATTCGACCTGTGCCGGAAAATCCGGGCCATTGGTCTCAAGGTGAAGATTGACACCAACGGCTCCTTTCCTTATGCGCTAAAACAGCTCATCGAACTAAAGCTCTGCGATTTTGTCGCGATGGACGTGAAGGCGCCACTCAATGACAAGTATCGCAAGGCTGCTGGCCGCGACGTGGACTTTGCTGTGCTGCGTCGCTCCATCCGCCTGCTCAAGGAGTCAGGTATCGGATATGAGTTCCGGACTACACTTGTACCCGGAATCGTCGAGCCTGAGGACTTGTCTGAAATCGCCAAGGCAGTCGAAGGCGCAAACCTGCTTGTGCTTCAGCAGTTCATACCGCAGAATGCCCGGACCGAGGAATTGAGGAGAAGGAAAGTCTACTCGCTCAGTCAGGCCGAGGAATTGGCTGCTGCAGCAAGGCATTTTGTCAAACAGGTCAAGCTGCGGGGAAAGTTCCTCTGA
- the lpdA gene encoding dihydrolipoyl dehydrogenase: protein MTECDFLVIGAGPAGYVCAIRLAQLGKKVIVVERERVGGVCLNWGCIPVKALLHAAQTVRDATEGKRLGLMFLPPEIDLVALYGWKGRIVDRLVRGIEYLFKVNGVELVRGNARFAAPGEVVVESQDGEQRILASQVIIATGSMPTVLSGMEPDGKVILDSNSALRLVELPKHIVIIGAGVIGLEFATLFSRLGVKVTVLELENQVLPGFDTDLAQVVEKALDREGVAFHPGVKVSQIAREPVVTVHYDKDGTDQAVETDKVLVAVGRRALSHELGLDWVGVKTDRRGFIKTDGAYRTTVPNIYAIGDVTEGPLLAHRAMAEGIALAELLAGTRKWKFRAIPSCIYTDPEVAVVGMTEKEAQEKGREVKTSRVPLSAVGRSLTLGRSEGFCKMVVDAKTDKVLGVSIVAPQADVLIAEASVAVELGLTAGELGRVVHPHPTMSELLFEAAEAIHGRAIHIANR from the coding sequence ATGACAGAATGCGACTTCCTGGTTATCGGGGCCGGGCCGGCAGGGTATGTGTGTGCCATAAGGTTGGCGCAACTGGGCAAGAAAGTCATCGTGGTCGAGCGAGAGCGGGTCGGCGGTGTGTGCCTGAACTGGGGCTGCATACCGGTGAAGGCGCTGTTGCACGCGGCCCAGACCGTGCGCGATGCGACCGAAGGCAAGCGTCTCGGACTGATGTTTCTGCCGCCGGAGATTGACCTTGTGGCGCTCTACGGCTGGAAGGGCCGGATTGTGGACCGCCTGGTCCGGGGCATTGAGTACCTGTTCAAGGTAAACGGTGTCGAGCTGGTACGGGGCAACGCCCGATTTGCAGCACCAGGCGAAGTCGTGGTCGAGTCGCAAGACGGCGAACAGCGTATTCTGGCTAGCCAGGTCATAATCGCAACCGGTTCGATGCCAACCGTACTCTCGGGAATGGAGCCGGATGGCAAGGTGATACTCGACTCAAACAGCGCGTTGCGGCTTGTCGAGCTGCCGAAGCACATTGTCATTATCGGGGCGGGGGTCATCGGCCTTGAGTTCGCCACGCTGTTCAGCCGGCTGGGAGTCAAGGTTACCGTTCTCGAACTGGAGAATCAGGTACTGCCCGGGTTTGATACGGACCTGGCCCAGGTGGTGGAGAAGGCGCTCGACCGCGAAGGTGTAGCATTCCATCCGGGAGTAAAGGTCAGCCAGATTGCGCGGGAGCCGGTGGTTACAGTCCACTACGACAAGGATGGTACTGATCAGGCAGTTGAGACTGACAAGGTTCTCGTTGCGGTTGGTCGCAGGGCACTTTCGCACGAACTCGGGCTGGACTGGGTCGGAGTCAAGACCGACCGCCGTGGATTCATCAAGACCGATGGGGCCTATCGTACCACGGTGCCGAACATCTACGCCATCGGCGATGTTACAGAAGGACCGCTTCTAGCGCATCGGGCAATGGCTGAGGGAATTGCGCTTGCCGAGCTTCTGGCCGGTACAAGAAAATGGAAGTTCAGGGCAATACCATCATGCATTTACACTGACCCGGAGGTCGCGGTCGTGGGAATGACCGAGAAGGAAGCTCAGGAAAAAGGCCGGGAGGTCAAGACCAGTCGCGTGCCACTATCGGCAGTGGGCCGGTCGTTGACTCTGGGCCGGAGTGAAGGGTTTTGCAAGATGGTGGTGGACGCCAAGACCGACAAGGTGCTGGGCGTCTCGATAGTTGCGCCGCAGGCCGACGTGCTGATTGCCGAGGCCAGTGTTGCCGTCGAACTCGGACTGACCGCAGGCGAACTCGGTCGGGTCGTGCATCCGCACCCAACAATGAGCGAGCTTTTATTTGAGGCGGCCGAAGCCATCCACGGCCGGGCAATACACATCGCCAACAGATAG